In the bacterium genome, CTCTCCCCGGCTCCCGGCGTGGGTCGGGGATGGGAACGGCGGACCGGAGCGCGATCGAATACGGATGCAGGGGCTCCGCGAGCACCGCTCGGGCAGGGCCCAGCTCGACGATCTTCCCCAGGTACATCACCGCGATGCGAGTGCTCATGAACCGGACAATCGACAAATCGTGGGAAATGAAGAGATAGGTCAGGCCCAGGCGTGCCTGAAGGTCTTTCAGAAGGTTGAGCACCTGCGCCTGTTGAGACACGTCCAGCGAGCTCACCGGCTCGTCGGCGACGATCAGGCGCGGATCGCCCGCAAGCGCACGCGCAATCCCGACCCGTTGCTGCTGGCCACCCGACAGCTCATGTGGATATCGGTCCGTCATCGCTTCACTCAACCCGACCAGCGCCAGCAGCTCCCGGACGCGGTCGCGTGCGTCCCGGCCTTGGAGGGCTCCACGCGCGCGAAGCGGCTCAGTGACCACGGCGGCCACCCGCATGCGCGGATCGAGCGAGCTCCATGGGTCCTGGAAAATCATTTGCAGTTGGTGCCGGAGTGCGGCGGTCCGGTCGCCCGGGTCCCGACCGTCAACCCGCACCGTCCCAGTGGTCGGGCGATACAGACCGAGGGTGATCCTCCCGAGCGTGGACTTGCCGCAACCCGATTCCCCAACCACACCGAGCGTTTCGCCTGCCATCACATCGAGCGAGACGCCGTTGAGGCTGTGCACGACGGCGCCCCGGCGCGGCAGGCTGCCGCTCAGGCTGAAGCGCTTTGTGACATCGCGCAGCTCGACGAGCGGGCGCGGGACGGACTCCGGGGTGCGCGCCACCCGGACAGCCGGCAGCACCTCACGGGGCTGCGCGAGCCGGCGGTCCCGCTGCGAGATCCAGCACCGCGCTCTGTGCCGGGGGGTGATCTCCAAGAGCTCTGGCGGCTTCTCGCACACGGCCTCGGCAAAGGCGCATCGCTGCCGAAACCGGCAGCCACTCGGGAAATCGGTCATGTCCGGTGGCAACCCCGGCATCGTGGTCAGGTGGTCGCGGTCCTCGTGCCCGCGCGGGAGCGACCGCAGGAGTCCTTGCGTATACGGATGGAATGGGGTGGCAAAGAGCTCGTCGACGGTTGCCTCCTCCACGATCTGCCCAGCGTACATCACGGCCACGCGGCGGCAGAGGCTGGCCAC is a window encoding:
- a CDS encoding ABC transporter ATP-binding protein; translated protein: MSQPVLQVEELRTQFPTERGPLTAVDSISFAVAAGEVLGLVGESGCGKSVTARSILRLVPPPGRIVSGQIFLQGRNVLELSEAEMRGIRGADISLIFQNPMTSLNPALTIGWQLQEALLAHQRLPRAHARRRAIEALQAMGIPDAARRINDYPHRFSGGMRQRVLIAMGLLNEPGLLIADEPTTALDVTIQAQILELLRVASRERRMAVLLITHDLGVVASLCRRVAVMYAGQIVEEATVDELFATPFHPYTQGLLRSLPRGHEDRDHLTTMPGLPPDMTDFPSGCRFRQRCAFAEAVCEKPPELLEITPRHRARCWISQRDRRLAQPREVLPAVRVARTPESVPRPLVELRDVTKRFSLSGSLPRRGAVVHSLNGVSLDVMAGETLGVVGESGCGKSTLGRITLGLYRPTTGTVRVDGRDPGDRTAALRHQLQMIFQDPWSSLDPRMRVAAVVTEPLRARGALQGRDARDRVRELLALVGLSEAMTDRYPHELSGGQQQRVGIARALAGDPRLIVADEPVSSLDVSQQAQVLNLLKDLQARLGLTYLFISHDLSIVRFMSTRIAVMYLGKIVELGPARAVLAEPLHPYSIALRSAVPIPDPRREPGRARVILRGDVPSPLELPSGCLFRTRCPLAQEICARIVPPLTEYEPSRWAACHFVGSFDEMLRPMPPAGRAAGRPDPVARPHQPETP